The window AGAAAAAAATAAACCAAAAGTAATTTGTCGAAGATTGGCAATGGTTCTCCTATCTATAATACTAATATTGTGAGGTTTCCCAATCATCTATCATTAAATTCAATTAATCTGAATAGTATGATACAACCGTTGACTCCACACCTCAAGAATGATAGCATGTAATAAATCAACAAGATCCAACAACATTATGTGGTTTGTTAAATGAATCTTATGCTTTCTTTATTCCAAAAAATGCAATAGTAGGAGGAGTGTTGAACAGATGAGACAATTTGAAGGGAAAACGGTAGTGGTGACAGGCGGCAGTAAGGGGATTGGAAAAGGGATTGCAAAGGTCTTCTCACAATTGGGAGCCAATGTAGCGATTCTTGCACGACATGAGGACGAGGCATCAAAAGTCGCGGAGGAATTACAAGGCGAACAGAATAATGTAAGGGCTTACAAGTCTGATGTGACTTCACTGGAGACGCTGGAAACAGCCGCAAAGGCCATTGCCGAGGATTTCGGTAGTGTGGATATAGTTTGCGCGAATGCAGGAATTTTCCCATCAGCCACCATGGAAGAGATGACAGAGGAGCAATGGGATTATGTGCAAAATGTGAATTCGAAAGGCACCTTTTTCACAGTGAAAGCATTCCTCCCGTATGTGAAGAATGCGGAATACGGCCGTTTCATCGTCACATCTTCCATTACCGGTCCCATTACAGGATACGCCGGATGGTCGCATTACGGGGCAAGTAAGGCGGCACAGCTCGGCTTCATGCGGACGGCGGCACTTGAACTCGCGAAGGACAATATTACGATCAATGCTGTCTCGCCTGGAAACATTTTCACTGAAGGACTAGATGGTATGGGGGATGACTACTTAAAAGCGATGGCCGCAGCCATTCCGTTCAAACGATTGGGGACCGTCGAAGATATCGGATATGCAGCAGCGTTCTTCGCTTCCAA is drawn from Sporosarcina sp. FSL W7-1349 and contains these coding sequences:
- the fabG gene encoding 3-oxoacyl-ACP reductase FabG, producing the protein MRQFEGKTVVVTGGSKGIGKGIAKVFSQLGANVAILARHEDEASKVAEELQGEQNNVRAYKSDVTSLETLETAAKAIAEDFGSVDIVCANAGIFPSATMEEMTEEQWDYVQNVNSKGTFFTVKAFLPYVKNAEYGRFIVTSSITGPITGYAGWSHYGASKAAQLGFMRTAALELAKDNITINAVSPGNIFTEGLDGMGDDYLKAMAAAIPFKRLGTVEDIGYAAAFFASKEAGFVTGQTLVVDGGQILPESIE